Genomic segment of Acidimicrobiales bacterium:
GGACGAACTCACCAAGCGCGAAGCGTTCGGCCGCGCCGCCGAGCCCTGGGAAGTCGCCAACGTCATCATCTTCCTCGCGTCGGACTACGCGTCCTACATGACCGGCGAAGTCCTGTCGGTCAGCTCGCAGCACCCCTAGCCGCGCTTTGGCGCCACTTTCTGGCCGCCATTTGACGGCGTAGTCACGAAATGGCCGCCACAAACTGGCGTCGGTTTGGTCACGAGTCTGCAATGCAGACTCGTCCACAGGCTGTGGATAAGTCGCCACGCGGGACTGGCGGGGCTGCCTAGCGAAGCGCGGGGCGGATGGCGTCGCGGGCGGCGACGAGTTGCTCCGAATAACCCGAAGTGCCTCGCTCCTTCAGCTCGCGGGCGGCGTCGATCAGGGCGCCGTAGGCGACGAAGGCGAGCGATCCGCCGACGGAGATGCGGGCCGCGCCCGCGGCGGCGAGTTCGTCGATCGACGGGTGCACGTCTTGGATCAACGCGTTGACCAACACGTTCAGCGGCTTGCCGGTCTCGCCGACGATGCGGCGAACGTCGTCGACGGCGCCGAACCCCGGGGCGAAAAGGACGTCGGCGCCGGCCTCGCCGTAGGCGCGCAGACGGCGGATGACGGCGTCGAGGTCGTCGGTGCCGTGGTAGCCACCGTCGGCGCGACCGGTCAGCACGAGTTGCTGCTCACCGGTGTGCGCTGCTTCGGCCGCCGCCGCGATGCGCTCGGTGGCGAAGCCGATGTCGTAGGTGGCGTCACCGGACCAGTCCTCGATCGAGCACCCGGCGAGACCC
This window contains:
- a CDS encoding isocitrate lyase/phosphoenolpyruvate mutase family protein; translation: MPDSKAAVFLARHVPGEPLLQLNAFDVGSARILESLGFEAIATSSAGYAATLGLVDGSLGRDETLEHCRTIAASVDIPVAGDTENGFADDPADVAEFVLAAAATGLAGCSIEDWSGDATYDIGFATERIAAAAEAAHTGEQQLVLTGRADGGYHGTDDLDAVIRRLRAYGEAGADVLFAPGFGAVDDVRRIVGETGKPLNVLVNALIQDVHPSIDELAAAGAARISVGGSLAFVAYGALIDAARELKERGTSGYSEQLVAARDAIRPALR